The DNA region CCTTCAGGGTCCTCCTACGCAGGTGCATCGCCTGCAGGCACGGACGGCGATTCGAATGCTGGATGCCCGATGTCCGAACGGGGCATTTAGGACTCGCGCTCGGATCGCAGGGTGGGGAGTTGGTCGTTCGACCAGATCTTCCGCATGAATCTCGGGTTCTTGGAGGACATGTCGATCTGGTAGAAGCTGTCGCCGCTCGGTGCGGGAAGGCCCAGGATCTCGGCGAGGTTTCTTGCCAGCCAGCGCTCGATCTTCAGGACGACCATCTTCTTGCGCAGGCGACCCTGCACGTCGCGGTTCAGCACCGTCGGAAGCGTGTTGAGGGTGAGGATCTCGTCGATCGCGGTGCTCGCCATCTTCTCCCGGCCCTCGGCGCTCGCGTAGAAATGGGTGACGCCGAACACGATGCGGCCAGGGTGGATCTGCTTGAGGAACTGGCAGGTCTTCACGACCGTCGAGCCGGTGCGGACCATGTCGTCGAGCAGCACGATGTCGTGCCCCTGGATCTCCTCGAAGGTCGACTCGCTCTTGGGATGCAGCGAGATTTCGACTTGCCGCTCGTCGGTGCGCTTCTTGTCCAGAAGCACGAACTTCGCTTTCGGCATCGCGAGTTGGACGAACATCTCCTTGACGAAGCTGCGTACGCCCTGGTCCGGCGCGCAGAGCGCCAGCCCTTCGCCCTCGGCCCCGAACCGGACGATGTCGGAGTTGCGGAGGTAGTCGATGTAGATGTCGTAGGGGATGAGGTTGTGGAACTTCTTCCCAAACTCCTCGCAGAACAGCGTCTGGACCGCCAGCGAGTGGTTGTGTACGGTCAGAACCCGATCGACGCCAGCGAGGCGGAGCATCTGGGCGTAGAGCTTCGCGGTGAACGGTTGGCCGTCGAACTTCTTGAGGTCCTGGATGTCGCGATCTTCTTCGGTGACTCCCGGTTCGCGGTGGGGGCCCCGATCCTGCGCGCTGTAGAAGAGGTCGGGTTCGAGGAGAATCACCTCTTGCGCGCCGTTCTCTTTGGCGCTGCGCGCGATCAGCATGTTGCGCATCGCGAGGCTTTGGCGGCTGAGGGTCGGGCTCGACGTGCTGACGATCACGACCGTCTTTCCGTCCAGTCGTTGCCCGATGCGGGTGAGGTCGAGTTCGTCGGAGATGAAGCGCGGGCAGAACTCGGAGTTCGCGAACGTCTTCATGCTGATGATGTCCGCGATGTCTTCGGTTTGGCCGACGGCGTACGCCATGTCGATCGCGAAGGGATCTTCAGACGTATTGCTGACCAGAACGACGTTCGGTGCTCCCGTGGTTGTGGTCAAACGATCTCCATCCATCCCTGCCCCGCGCCTCATCCTCTGCCCGCGCGGGAGGCCGGATACCTACCAGCCGCGGGGGGCCAGCAGGTCTGCCTCGGGTATCGACGCCGCGCTGATGCCGACCATCGGCTCGCCAAGATCTCGACTGATCTCCGCGAGCTTCTTCGCGTCCTTGTAGAACAGGACGGCCTCGACCATCGCCTTGGCGCGCCGTTCTGGGTTGCCGGACTTGAAGATGCCGCTGCCGACGAAAACGGTCTCCGCGCCGAGCTTCATCATCAAGGCCGCGTCGGCGGGTGTGGCGATGCCGCCCGCGGAGAAATTGGGGACGGGCAGGCGCCCGTGCTCGTGCACGTGCTGGATCATCTCGAGCGGCGCCTGATGCTCTTTGGCGAGGACGTACAACTCGTCTTCTCGAGAGTTTTGGACCTGGCGGATCTCGGCCATGATCGTGCGCATGTGCCGCACGGCCTCGACGACGTCGCCGGTGCCTGCTTCGCCTTTGGTTCGGATCATCGCGGCACCCTCCGCGCAGCGGCGAAGCGCCTCCCCGAGGTTGCGCGCGCCGCACACGAAGGGCACCGTGAACGCGTGCTTGTCCACGTGGTTCGCCACGTCGGCGGGGGTCAAGACCTCGCTCTCGTCGATGAAGTCCACCTCGAGCGCCTCGAGGATCTCGGCCTCGGCGAAGTGGCCGATGCGGCACTTGGCCATCACCGGAATCGTGACGGTCTTCTTGATGTTGAGGATCATCTCGGGGTCGCTCATGCGGGCGACACCGCCGTCGCGGCGGATGTCCGCGGGGACGCGTTCGAGCGCCATGACCGCCACCGCGCCCGCCTGCTCGGCGATACGGGCCTGATCGGCGTTGACGACGTCCATGATCACGCCGCCTTTCAGCATCTCCGCCAAGCCGACCTTTTCCCGCCACGTCTTCATTGCCGCACCCATTTTCAGGTTCACCTCAGGTTGCAATTGTACCTCTGGGGACGGGAATCGGGAATCGGGAATCGGGAGACGGGGGACGGGAGACGGGAATCGGGAATCGGGAGTGTGGGAGTGCGCGCGCTTGCGCGACGCCTTGAGTTCGCCGAACTCGTTCGGCTCCGGCATGCTCGCAGTCGGTCCCCCGCCCAAAGGGCCGAGGGCATCCCGCCCTCTTCGAGCAGCCCTTCGGCCAGACGTCCCTCCGCCGCGTTGCGGAGAAGGGCCATGGACCGATACAGGTTGGTCTTGCCGCAGCCGTTGGCTCCCACGATGAGGTTCGCACTCTTTAGGGGGAGCGTCAGCGCTCGAATCGAGCGATAGTTCTCCACGCGCAATTCGGTGACGGGCACGGCAACATCGAGTATAAGCCGATTCGATGGACGATCTCCGCGAGCGGGCGCTTCGCCTCGCCGAAGGGCAGGCAGCCACGCCCTCGTCGATCGAGCGCGTGGCGGCGGCGACGTCGCCCGAGGCGGCGCGGTGGGCGTTCACGCAGTGGGAGCTTCGCAAACGCGGTTCCGCGAAGTTCGGGCAGGCGGGCGAGATGCTGTTCGTCCGGGAGGCCCTGGAGCAGGCGACGCACGAAGCCCTCGCCGCCTACCACGCATCCCGGTTCCCGCAGGGCGAACTCGTCGCCGACCTGACCTGCGGCATCGGCGCAGACCTCGTGGCGCTTGCCGCCCGCGGCCCTGCGGTGGGTTTCGAACTGGACGCGGAGCGCGCGGCGTGCGCGCGCCACAACCTCGCGGTGCATGGTCTGAGCGCCGAGGTACATGAGCAAGATAGTTTCGGTGCCGAATGGTCTTGGGAGTACGCGGCGGCCGACCCGGCCCGCCGCGCCGGCGGGCGACGGCTGCGCGATCCCGAGGCGTTCGAGCCCGATCCGCGTTCCCTCGCCGAGCGGATGGGCGCCCTGCGTCTCGGGATGCTCAAGCTCTCGCCGATGCTCGCGGACACGTACCTCGAGTCCCTGGGCGGGGCCCTGGAGTTCGTCTCGTTCGGGGGCGAGTGCCGCGAGGCGCTGGTGTGGCTTGGCCAACTGGCTACCCCGGGTCGGTGGGCGGTTTTGGTGGAGAGTGGCGAGCGCCTCGCCGCCGGGGAACCGCCGTTTCCCGTGGACGGCCCGGACGCGGTGGTGTGCGAGGCGGACCCCGCGGCGATCCGCGCCCACGCGCTCGGCACCTTGTGCGAGCAACATGCGCTCACCCCGCTTGGGGACTCGAACGGGTACCTCACCGGCGCATCGCCGCCGGATTCGCCCTGGCTGCGCTCCTACCGCGTGCTGGCGCGTGGCGCGTGGGACCTCAAAGCGCTGCGCTCGTTGCTAGCGGAGCGACGGTGCCGCACACCGGAGATCAAGGTGAGGGGCTGTCCGATCGACGTCGAGAAGACGCGCCGTTCGCTTCGTGCCGACGGGTCGGAGCCCGCCGTCGTGTTGAGCTATCCGGTCGGGAAGCAGATTCGCTATGCGTTAGGGTTGGAGGTGCGATGAATGTCGCTCGGTGCCAGGGACTCGCGGCAAGCCGCTCGGGGCAAGGCGACGAGCAAGCTCGCGCACTCCCAGAAACGGCCTCCGACTCCCGCCACCGTCTCCCGACTCCCGACTCCCGACTCCCGATTCCCGATTCCCGTCTCCCGACTCCCGATTCCCGATTCCCGTCTCCCGACTCCCGATTCCCGATTCCCGTCTCCCGACTCCCGATTCCCGATTCCCGTCTCCCGATTCCCGATTCCCGTCTCCCGTCTCCCGTCCCCTACTCCTTCGTGCCCACGCCCGCCAAGGCGTCCTCGCCCATGATCTCTTTCACGATCTGGTTCTGGTTGATGCGATACTTGCGGGCGCGGGGCTCCATGAAGCTCGTGTCCACGTCCTGCAGCTCGAAGCTCGGGCCGTCGGGGGTCCAGGTGGCCAGGGTGGTCTTCAGCCAGTTCTTGTCGTCGCGGTCGGGCGTGTCCATCTTGAAGTGGGCGCCGCGGCTCTCGTCGCGGAAGTAAGCGCCGCCGACGATGGCCTTCGCGCTTTCGATCATGTGCCCGATGTTGCGCGTGAACGGAACGGCCTGGTTGCTCCAGCCCGAGTCGTCGAGCAGGGCGCACTGCTTTGCGCGCTCGCCCAGATCCACGAGCTCCTGCTTCGCCGTCGCGAGATCCTTCTGCGTGCGCCAGATGCCGCACTTGTTCCACATGATCTCGGCGAGTTCGGCGTGCAGGCGGTAGGGGTTCTCCGTGCCGTTCGACTTGCGCAGGGCGTCGTACTCGTCCTGGCGCTCGCGCCGCGCTTCTTCCAACGCCGAGGCCGGAAGCCCCTCGGCGGAGGCGTCCATCTGCCCGAGGTACGCCTGAATGGCCTGCGCGGTGATCTCGCCGCCGTAGAGGCACGAGAGCAGCGCGTTCGCCCCCAGGCGGTTCGCGCCGTGGTACTGGTAGTCGCACTCGCCCGCGGCATAGAGGCCGGGCATGTTCGTCATCTGGTTGCGCGGCGACGACGTGTCGATCGCGCCCTCGCTGCCCTTGGCGAAGTCCACCCACAGGCCGCCCATCGTGTAGTGCACGGCGGGGTAGATGCGCATCGGCAGCTCGATCGGGTCCTCGCGCATGAACTTCTCGTAGATCTCCAGCACGCCCTCGAGCTTGTCGTTGATCTGCTCGCGGGTCATGCCCTTCTCCTTGTGGAGGTGCGTGATGTCGAGATACACCTGCTGGCGGCCCTTGATGCCGCGGCCCATCCGGCACACGCAGTAGATCGAGAAGGAGACGATGTCGCGCGAGAGCAGGTTGCCGTAGACCGGGTCCAATTCCTCGCAAAAATACCAGCGGTCCGCTTCGGGGATCTCCGGCGCGGGGCGGCTGTCGTCGGGGTCGCGCGGCGTCCAGAGACGCCCGCCTTCGCCGCGCACCGACTCGCTCATGAGACGGCACTTGTCCTCGCCGGGGATCGCCGTGGGGTGGATCTGCACCATCTCAGGGTTCGCGTAGTGCACGCCCTGCTGGTAGCAGATGCTCACGGGCGAGCCGCTGTTGATGATCGAGTTGGTCGAGCGACCGAAAATGAGCCCGTTGCCGCCGGTCGCCATCACCGCGGCATCGCACGCGAACGACTCGATGGCCATCGTGCGCAGGTTTTGGGCGACGATGCCGCGGCAGCGCCCTTCGGAGTCCTTCACCAGGCCGAGGAACTCCCAGCCCTCGTACTTCTCGACGATGCCGTCGACCTCCCACCGGCGCACCTGCTCGTCCAGCGCGTAGAGAAGTTGCTGGCCGGTGGTGGCCCCGGCGTAGGCCGTGCGGTGTTTCAGGGTGCCGCCGAAGCGACGGAAGCTGAGCATCCCCTCGTGCGTGCGGTTGAACGGCACGCCCATCCGGTCGAGCAGGTAGATGATCGCCGGAGCGCGCTCGCACATGCGCATCACGGGGGGCTGGTGGTTGAGGAAGTCGCCACCCGTGATCGTGTCCTCGAAATGCAGGTAGGGCGAGTCGCCCTCGCCGCGCAGGTTCACGGCCCCGTTGATCCCGCCCTGCGCGCATACGCTGTGGCTGCGCTTGACGGGCACCAGGCTGAAGAGTTTGACCTTGACGCCCGCCTCGGCGAGCTTCATGGTGGTCATGAGCCCTGCGAGCCCACCACCCACGACGACGACGGTTCTTTGTGCGGCCATAGCGGTCTTTGGATTGTACCGGGGGGTGGAAACCTGAAGTGGAATGCGAGGTTCTCGGCCTAAACCCCGCAAGATTGCGTGCCGATCTGAAGGTGGGATGAACCGAGGAATCTACGCCACGGCCGCCGGGATGTCGGCAGCGCAAAGCCAACTGGACGTGCTCACGCACAACCTCGCCAACGCTTCGACCCATGGGTTCAAGCAGGACGCGCTGGCCTTCGCCGACAACTACGCGGTCCAGCTCAAGGCGGGCGGTGCACCGATCGGCTCGATGGGCTACGGGCCCTCGCTCCAATCGCAGTACACCGACTTCTCTGTGGGTTCGATCGAGCCGACGGGCAACCCGCTGGACGTCGCGATTCCCAATCCAAGGGGCTTCTTTGCGGTCCAGACGCCGGACGGCGTGCGGTACACGCGGGATGGGGCGTTTACGCTCACGGACGGCACGCTGACCACGCAAAACGGTTTCCCGGTGCTGGACGATCGGGGGACCCCGATCCTCGTGCCCGACGGGGAGATCGCCGTCAGCTCTACGGGCGAAATCGCCGTCAACGGAATTCCGGCCGGCACGTTGGGGGTCTACGAGGGCACCTTCGCCCACGAGGGCCACAACCTCTACACCGCTCCCGATGCCCTCCCCATGGACGCGCCCGAGGTGCGTTCAGGGGCTTTGGAAAGCTCCAACGTCAACCCGGTGACCTCGATGGTCTCCATGGTGGAGATCCACCGCATCTTCGAACTCTCGCAACGCACGATCACGCAACAGGACGAATTGACCCAACGACTCATTCAAAGCCTTCAAGACCGCTGAGGCCGGACCCGCAAGGGAGGCAGCCGGCTCGCCCGAACGGCGAACCGCAAGCACCGTCTGAAGGCGACGACGCACACCGACAGGAGACATCGCCGCCATGATTCGATCGCTCACCACCGCTGGGACAGGCATGATTGCCCAGCAAACCAACCTGGACACCATCGCCAACAACCTGGCCAACGTCAACACCACTGCCTACAAGCAGCAACGGGCCGAGTTCCAGGACATGATGTACCAGACCCTCGCCGCGCCCGGCGCGCCCACCGGGGCGAACTCCAGCCAGCCGGTGGGACTCCAGATCGGCCTCGGCTCGATGTTCTCCGCGAGCGCCACGAACTTCGACCAAGGCTCCCTGCAGAGCACGGGCAACCCCTACGACATCGGCATCAGCGGGGAGGGCTTCTTCCAAGTCCAGATGCCGGACGGCACGACGGCCTACACGCGAGACGGCTCCTTCAAGACCGACGCCAACGGGCTGCTCGTCACGAGCGAAGGGTACGCCGTGGAGCCGAACATCACGGTTCCGGCCGGTGTCACCAACTTCACGGTTTCGCCCGGCGGCATCGTCTCCGTCACCGCGCCCGGGCAGAACGAGCCTCAGGAGCTCGGCCAGATCACGCTCGCAAAGTTCGTGAACCCCGCGGGCCTGCAGCGGCTGGGTCAGAACCTCTACGCGCAGACGGGGGCGAGCGGCGACCCCCAGGTCGTCAACCCCGGCGAAGAGGGTTCGGGGCAGTTGATGGGCGGCGTCCTGGAGGGTTCGAACGTGCAGATCGTCGAGGAGATGGTCCGGATGATCCTCGCCCAGCGGGCCTACGAGATCAACTCGAAGGCCATCCAGACCGCCGACGACATGCTCCAGGTCCTCAACAGCCTCAAGAGGTAACTCATGACGCTTCTCGCTCTCTTGCCAGCCCTGATCCTCGGCGCCGCGCACGTGGACGTGCGCGTCGATGGGGACGGCTACCTCCGCTTCGTGCGCGACGGCCGCGTCGCCTACGCCAAGCAAGCCGTGCTCGAAGCGCGCGACGGCAAGCTGTGCCACGTGTCGGGCCCCGCGATCCTGCCCACGATTCGAGTGCCCGAAGGCGCCGAGGCGATCTCGGTCGATCTCGAGGGCCGCGTGAGCTGCACCGCCGCCGGGCGGACCAGTGAAGTCGGCCGACTGGTGCTCGCGTTGTTCGAGGGCGGCACGGCGATGCGCGAAGTGGACGGGCTGCTCGTCTCGCCCGACCGTCCCCACGTGGGCAACCCCGGCGAAGGGACGTGCGGCGTGATCCGCACGGATGGAGCCGCGGCGACGACCACGACGGCGGCCCCGCAGCGGACCGCGACGCCCGCCCCTGCGTACTCGGGCAAGGGTGCCACGATCGTCGTGCGGCCGCAAACCGAAGTCTCGGGCGGTGCGATTCTGCTCGGCGACATCGCGGACATCCAGGCCGCGCCCGAGCTCCTCGACTCGCTCCGACAGGTCGTCCTTGGCGACACGCCTCCGATGGGCGTGCCGCGGATCCTCGATCGCGACCGGGTACTGACCCGTCTCCGCGCCGCGAAGATCGAGACGGCGGACCTCCTCCTCACGGTGCCCGAGAAGGCCGAGGTGCGGCGGCGTTCGGCGAAGGTCACCAACGCGGAGTTCATCGACGCCGCGGCCCTTTACGCGAGACAGCAGTTGAGCTCCGAAGTGGCGCTCGAATCCAAGGACGAGTATCCCGAGATGGCCGTGCCCGAAGGCAAGCTCGAGCTCCGGGGCACGTCGATGACGCAGTACGGCGCGACGATCAGCGTCGTGGTGGCGGCCGTCGTGGACGGCAAGCCCGTGCGCTCGCGCACGGTTCGGTTCACGGCGAACCTCGCCGAAGCGGGGGTGCGCCAGGGTTCGGCGGTGAAGGTGCTTTTGAAGAGCGGGGGCGCGGTGGTCGAAGTTACCGGGACCGCGCGCAAGACCGCTTTGGTGGGACAAAGCGTGGAGGTCGAGGTGAAGCTCGACCAGCGCACGACGCACGTCGGAGTCGTGACGGCTCCGGGCGTGGTGGAGGTGAAGCTTTCATGAAGACGTTGATGCTGGGCTTGGCGCTGGGCTGCGCGGGATGGAGCGCGGCGCAGGGCTGGACCGGCGGAGTGGACGACCAAAACCCGGGCTCGCTTTGGAATCGATCGAGCCGCAACTCGTTCATGGACCGCACGGCCAAGCAGGAGGGCGACCTCCTCACCATTCTCATCCGCGAAGTCTCTAGCTCGAGCTTCGCCGCACAGACGACGACCAGCAAGTCGGACTCCAACACGATCACCAAGGCCCTCGGGCCCCTCATCCAGTCGCTGATCCCAGCGGCGTCGACGAGCGGATCGGGGAGTTCGGCCGGCAAGGGCTCGACTTCGCAGACCGGAAGCTTCACGGCGCGCATGACCGCCGTGGTGAAGCAGGTGATGCCCAACGGGAACCTCGTGATCGAGGGCACGCGCTGGGTGCATATCAACAAGGACACGCAGGTGTTTACACTGACCGGCATCGTGCGCCGAGACGACGTGCGCAGCGACAACACGATCTTCAGCGAGCAGATCGCCGAGGCGGAGATCAAAGCCACGGGATCGGGCGCGATCTCGGACCGGCAGCGCCGCGGCATTCTCACCCGCCTCTTGGACTGGCTTTTCTGATGGTGCAACCGATGAAGAACTCGATGGTGTTACTCGTTTTGGCCGCGCTGGTCGCTTCGGCGGCCGGCCAGGCGGTCTCGAAAGAGCCCCCCGCGCAGGACCCGGGCGCCGCCCAGCGCGCGGCGATCCAGAACGCCGAGCAGATGGGCATCGAAGTGCGCATCAAAGACATCGCCCGATTCCGCGGCGTGCGTTCGAACCAGCTCTTCGGCTTCGGCATCGTCGTGGGCCTCGCAGGCAACGGCGACACGAAGAAGACCCCGTTCACGGCGACCCTGATCGCCAACGCGCTCAAGGACGCGGGCACGACCTCGGACCCGAGCACGTTCGGGCTCAAGAACGTCGCCGTCGTCTCGGTGACCGCCGAGCTGCCTCCGTTCGCCATGCCCGGCAACCGGATCCCGGTCACCGTGCAGTCGATCGGCGACGCGAAGACGCTGCAGGGCGGCTCGCTGCTCCCCGCTCCCCTCTATCCGGCGGGCAACAAGGAGACGGCTTACGCCGTGGCGTTCGGCGAACTGAGCATCGGCGGCTTTTCCGCCGAAGGGGGCGGAAGCTCGGTCTCGAAGAACCACCCCACGGTCGGCATCATCCCCGACGGCGGGTTCGTCGAGGCCAGCGTGCCCACGAAGACCGTGTTCGCGGACGGCTCGATGTACCTCGAGCTGAACGACGCCGACTTCACCACGGCCGCACGGCTCGCCGAGAAGTTGCGCGAGAACCTCCCGCAGTACCAGGCGTTCGCGATCGACGGCGGGTCGATCCGACTCACGCTGCCCGACGGCGTCAGCCCCGTGCGCGCCATGGCGGAGATCGAGGGACAGAAGTTCTTCGCCGACACCGTGGCCGTCATCGTGATCAACGAGCGCACCGGCACGATCGTGGTCGGCGGGAACGTGCGCATCGGGCCGGCGATGGTCGCCAAGGGGAGCTTGAACGTGCGGATCGATCGCGAGACGATCGTCAACCAGCCCAACACGCCGTTCACGAAGGGCCAGACCGTCGTGACGAACCAGACGACGGTCAATGCCGGCGAGGACACGGCCCAAGTGGCGCTGATTCCGCCGTCGACCACCGTCGGGGACCTCGCGCGGCTGTTCCAGACGCTGAAGGTGAGCCCCACGGACGTCATCGCCATCCTCGAAGCCCTCCAGGCGCAAGGCGCCCTGAAGGCGAGGATCAAGGTGCAGTGATGCGGCTCGACGCGATGCTCCAGGTCGGCGAGGCGGTCCACATGGCCGCCCCCGAGTTCGCGAAGCTCAAGCGCGCCACGCAGCAGATCGAGGCGATGTTCTTCAAGGACATGCTGGCCACGATGGGTGCGGGCAAGGCGGACTCGAGCGGCGGGGGGTTCGGCGCCGACATCTACAAGGACATGTTCAACCAATCGCTTTCAGAGACGCTGTCGCAGCGCGGCTCCCTCGGCATCGGGCAGATGATCTACCGGCCGATGGGCAAGGCCCTGCTGGGACAGCAACTGATGAAACTCCATTTGAGCGGCGGCGCGGAGCGCATCGACCGCAAGGAATAACTATGAAGACAAGAGAACTCCAAACCCTGTGGTGGGACTGGCTCGGCACCTCCGAGAGGCTGCTGCGCTCCCTCCACGAGCAGACCGCCGCGCTCACGCTGCGGGACGTCGCCCGCGTCGAGCGGATCCAGCCCGAAGTGGACCAGATGCTCGAGCGCATGCGATCGATCGACACCAACGCTGCGGCGTGCGCCCAGAAGCTGGCCGTTGAGATGGAGACCGAACCCTCTCTTCGAGGCTTGGTGCGCGTGCTGGAAAAGGCCGAAGCGCAGCAGGTCCAGTCGATCGCGAACCGCGTCACCGTGGCCGCACGCAACGTGCAGCACGTGATCAAGAAGAACCAGGCGCTCATCGAGAACGAGATGGTGTATCTGAACGGCACCCTCACGCTGATCGCCAGGACCGCGACGGAGGCGCAAGGCCCCTACAAGCCGTCGGCACATGCCGCCGTGCTCGTGGACCAGGCCGCGTAACAACGCCATGCCCTCTCCCTTCCAAGGAATCGACATCGCCACGCGGGCCCTGCGGGCGTTCCAGCGCCAACAGGAGGTCGCCGGCAACAACGTCGCCAACGTCAACACGCCCGGCTACTCGCGGCAGTCCGCAGACCTGTCCGCCACCCGGGGGCTCGACGTGTACGGCGTCCAGCACTACACGTTGGGAACCGGCGTTTCGGTCACGACGGTCAACCGCATCCGAGACCTCTTCCTCGAGGGTCGGATGCAGACGGCCCAATCGGATCTGAGCCGCCTCGGCACGATGGCGGACAACCTCGCGCGTGTCGAACCGATGTTGAGCGATTCCGCGGGCGGAGGGGTTTCGACCGCTCTGAACCGCTTCTTTTCGGCCTGGTCGGGGCTTGCGAGCGGCGCGAACGATCCGGCCGCACGGCTCGAGGTTCAGCAGTCCGGTGCGTCCCTTGCGATGCAGATCCGGTCGACGTACCAGCAGCTTTCTTCGCAGGAGGCGCAGATCTCGAACGACCTGTCGTCGAACGTCTCCCAGATCAACGAGCTGACGCAGCACATCGCCGCGCTCAACAACGAAATCCGGTCGAAGCTCGGCGCGGGGATCACACCGAACGAGTTGTTGGATGCCCGCGACCTTGCCGTCGGGCAGCTCAGCAATCTGGTGGACGTCCGCACCGTGGACCAGCCGGATGGATCGATGAACGTCTATATCGATCAGTACACGGCGGTCGAGGGCAAGGTCTCGCGGCCGATCCCGGCGACGATCGATCCCGGCACGTCGAGTTTCACGGTCGACGGCAAAACGTACACGGTGCGGGGAGGGACGCTCGCGGGCCTCGCCCAGAGCCAGAACAACCTCGCCGCCTATCGAGGATCGCTCGACACCCTGGCCAACACGCTTCGGACCGAGGTCAACGCCCTGCACCAGACCGGTATCAACAAACTGGGCAACACCGGGGTCAACTTCTTCAACGACGCCACGCCCCCCGACCCGCAAACGGGCGCCGTGGACTTCAACCTGAGCGCCGAGGTGGCGGGAAGCCTCGATGCCATCGCGGCGGGCACGAGCGGGGCCGCGGGAGACGGCGGCGTGGCCCTCGCGCTGTCGAGGGTCCGCGACCAGTCGATTCCCGCGCTGGGCAATCGCTCTCCCACGCAGTTCTACGGCGATCTCGTGTCGTCGGTGGGTCGCGACGTCGCGTTCTATCGCGACTCGGCCGACACCCAGACGTCGGTGGTGGATCAGATCGAGCAGCAGCGCCAATCGGTGAGCGGCGTGTCGCTCGACGACGAGATGGCGGACATGCTCCGTTTTCAGCGCAGCTACCAGGCCGCGGCGAAACTCCTCTCGGTTTTCGACCAGATGACCAATGATTTGATTAACATGCTGAACCGCTAACCGCAGAATTGCCAGGAACCATGAGAATCAGCACCGCCTACCAATACGACCGCTACTCGTCGCAGATCGCGTCGAGCCAGGCGCGGTACATGGAGGCCCAGATGCGCGTCTCGACCGGCAAGCGGATCAACAAACCCAGCGACGATCCGTCGGGCGTGTCGACGATCCTCAACGTGAAAACCCTTCAGGCGGCGACGAAGCAGTACGCGAAGAACGTGCAAACGGCCAAGGGGGTGCTCGGCTTCACCGAGTCGGCCCTCTCGGAGGCGGCGACGATGACCCGCAGAGCCTACGAGCTCACCCTCAGCGCGGCGAACTCCACCACGACCCAGCCGGCGCGCGACGCGATGATCCAGGAGATCGAGCAGATGCAGCGCAATCTGGTCGACCTGGCGAACACGCAAGGGCCCAAGGGCGAGTACGTGTTCGGCGGCCAGAAGAACGACGCCCGACCCTTCACCGTCACGGGCTCGACGCTTGTTTACAACGGAGATTCCGGAGACATCCTCGTCGAGACCGGCGCAGTCGAGACGATGACCGTCAACTCCAAAGGCGATCCCCTTTTCACCAACGCCTATGCGGAGCTCGAGAGCCTGAAGGCGGATCTCAGCGGAGGCAACATCCCCGCGCTGAGCGGCGT from Fimbriimonadaceae bacterium includes:
- the flgK gene encoding flagellar hook-associated protein FlgK, whose protein sequence is MPSPFQGIDIATRALRAFQRQQEVAGNNVANVNTPGYSRQSADLSATRGLDVYGVQHYTLGTGVSVTTVNRIRDLFLEGRMQTAQSDLSRLGTMADNLARVEPMLSDSAGGGVSTALNRFFSAWSGLASGANDPAARLEVQQSGASLAMQIRSTYQQLSSQEAQISNDLSSNVSQINELTQHIAALNNEIRSKLGAGITPNELLDARDLAVGQLSNLVDVRTVDQPDGSMNVYIDQYTAVEGKVSRPIPATIDPGTSSFTVDGKTYTVRGGTLAGLAQSQNNLAAYRGSLDTLANTLRTEVNALHQTGINKLGNTGVNFFNDATPPDPQTGAVDFNLSAEVAGSLDAIAAGTSGAAGDGGVALALSRVRDQSIPALGNRSPTQFYGDLVSSVGRDVAFYRDSADTQTSVVDQIEQQRQSVSGVSLDDEMADMLRFQRSYQAAAKLLSVFDQMTNDLINMLNR
- a CDS encoding flagellar protein FlgN, whose product is MKTRELQTLWWDWLGTSERLLRSLHEQTAALTLRDVARVERIQPEVDQMLERMRSIDTNAAACAQKLAVEMETEPSLRGLVRVLEKAEAQQVQSIANRVTVAARNVQHVIKKNQALIENEMVYLNGTLTLIARTATEAQGPYKPSAHAAVLVDQAA
- the flgL gene encoding flagellar hook-associated protein FlgL, with the protein product MRISTAYQYDRYSSQIASSQARYMEAQMRVSTGKRINKPSDDPSGVSTILNVKTLQAATKQYAKNVQTAKGVLGFTESALSEAATMTRRAYELTLSAANSTTTQPARDAMIQEIEQMQRNLVDLANTQGPKGEYVFGGQKNDARPFTVTGSTLVYNGDSGDILVETGAVETMTVNSKGDPLFTNAYAELESLKADLSGGNIPALSGVHVGAIQDVLNQIQQERGVVGAKLQTVDDLTSRYTRMQDDFTKHIADVEEVDVDQAIVQYRLAETAYSAALQVASQGFRLSLMDFING